A single Rickettsiales bacterium DNA region contains:
- the rfbD gene encoding dTDP-4-dehydrorhamnose reductase, giving the protein YTAVDKAEDEREICNAINVNAVKIIADFCKKIDAKLIHYSTDYVFDGSGELPFTEENSENLNPINYYGETKLNSEKEIINSGCKYFIFRISWVYNHSGKNFPFTILKLASERDELKIVADQVGSPCYSMDIAKATLKIIENKSSDFGIYHLTPEEYISWFEFAKIIVEKARKYSKPLKVKGILPIKTSEFPVRAKRPLNSRLDSSKALKILGIKLPKIENSLEEFFKKI; this is encoded by the coding sequence TACACTGCCGTTGATAAAGCCGAAGATGAGAGGGAAATCTGCAACGCAATAAATGTTAATGCGGTAAAAATTATCGCTGATTTTTGCAAAAAAATTGATGCAAAACTAATTCATTACTCAACTGATTATGTCTTTGATGGCTCAGGAGAATTGCCTTTTACCGAAGAAAATTCAGAAAACCTTAACCCGATAAATTATTATGGTGAAACCAAGCTAAATTCAGAAAAAGAAATTATAAATTCAGGCTGTAAATATTTTATTTTTAGAATTAGTTGGGTTTATAATCATTCTGGCAAAAATTTTCCCTTCACAATATTGAAACTTGCTTCTGAACGAGATGAGCTTAAAATTGTCGCTGATCAAGTTGGAAGCCCTTGTTATTCAATGGATATAGCCAAAGCAACGCTTAAAATTATTGAAAATAAATCTAGCGATTTTGGCATTTATCACCTAACGCCGGAAGAATATATCTCTTGGTTTGAATTTGCCAAAATAATTGTTGAAAAAGCCAGAAAATATAGCAAGCCCTTAAAAGTTAAGGGGATTCTGCCAATTAAAACTTCAGAATTTCCAGTTAGAGCAAAACGCCCACTAAACTCAAGGCTAGATTCAAGTAAGGCATTAAAAATACTTGGGATTAAACTTCCAAAAATTGAAAATTCATTAGAAGAGTTTTTTAAGAAAATCTAA
- a CDS encoding YciI family protein: MPNIFIIDIIYTKPLAEIDLHVAEHRAYLDKFYTSKHLIFSGRKNPPSGGIVVGMFADINEAEKFVAGDPFKIKNLADYKITEFNPVKYNQQVKDILGF, encoded by the coding sequence ATGCCCAATATTTTCATCATAGACATAATCTACACAAAACCACTCGCTGAAATTGATTTGCATGTGGCGGAGCATCGGGCGTATTTGGATAAATTTTACACTTCCAAACACCTAATATTTTCAGGGCGGAAGAACCCGCCATCTGGTGGAATAGTGGTGGGTATGTTCGCTGATATTAATGAAGCTGAAAAATTTGTTGCAGGTGACCCCTTCAAAATCAAAAACCTCGCTGATTATAAAATCACCGAATTCAACCCAGTAAAATATAACCAACAGGTAAAAGATATTTTAGGATTTTAG
- a CDS encoding GIY-YIG nuclease family protein, whose translation MQSSYFVYILTDSQNEKFYTGVTNDLCRRIWEHKEGVVAGYTKENSLVKLVYYESYQDVRDAIQREKLMKKWKRNYKIDAINKFNHDWEDLYFQLNG comes from the coding sequence ATGCAAAGCTCATATTTTGTATATATCTTAACGGATAGTCAAAATGAGAAATTTTATACCGGCGTTACTAACGATTTATGCAGAAGAATTTGGGAGCACAAAGAAGGCGTAGTTGCAGGATACACAAAAGAAAATAGCCTAGTTAAGCTTGTTTACTATGAATCATATCAAGATGTTAGAGATGCAATTCAACGGGAAAAGTTGATGAAAAAGTGGAAAAGAAATTATAAAATTGATGCGATAAATAAGTTTAATCATGATTGGGAAGATTTGTATTTTCAACTAAATGGATAA